One stretch of Zingiber officinale cultivar Zhangliang chromosome 6B, Zo_v1.1, whole genome shotgun sequence DNA includes these proteins:
- the LOC121992330 gene encoding uncharacterized protein LOC121992330: MDNFSAQDLSTIGGIATVSLLHSFIPTHWLPFSVVGRAQKWSLPRTLLVTVFGAVLHVISTSLLGITAITMANTIAGEETVHKLASLLLIVLGGSYILLFLLGKGGHTHSHNHPMEKMAVAGLILVPALSPCATTLPVFLAVGNSSSMMVLAIIVLLFSTITVMTSLVALSFYGASQLNFHWVERNDKLLVGSVLVLVGILTLIFHDHDHNTHSEGDHIHNRKLIVL; the protein is encoded by the exons ATGGACAACTTCAGCGCGCAGGATCTTTCCACCATCGGAGGTATCGCCACGGTCTCACTGTTGCATTCCTTCATTCCTACCCACTGGCTTCCCTTCTCCGTCGTCGGCCGCGCCCAGAAATGGTCCCTCCCGCGCACTCTCCTCGTCA CTGTATTTGGAGCTGTTCTGCATGTGATTTCCACGTCACTGCTGGGGATTACTGCCATCACCATGGCTAACACCATTGCTGGCGAAGAGACTGTTCACAAGCTTGCTTCATTGCTGCTGATAGTTCTCGGAGGAAGCTATATTCTTCTTTTTTTGTTGGGCAAGGGAGGTCATACTCACTCTCACAACCATCCCATGGAGAAGATGGCTGTGGCTGGGCTTATTCTCGTACCTGCATTATCTCCTTGTGCCACAACTCTTCCAGTTTTCCTCGCTGTCGGCAACTCATCATCTATGATGGTTCTAGCTATCATTGTGCTCCTGTTTAG CACCATTACTGTCATGACATCACTGGTGGCCCTCTCATTTTATGGCGCCAGCCAGCTCAATTTTCACTGGGTGGAGCGAAACGACAAGCTCCTAGTCGGCTCTGTGCTTGTTCTGGTCGGAATACTTACACTCATCTTCCACGATCATGACCACAATACACATTCAGAAGGTGACCACATTCATAACAGGAAGCTCATCGTGCTGTGA